A section of the Verrucomicrobium sp. GAS474 genome encodes:
- a CDS encoding sulfate ABC transporter substrate-binding protein, translating to MKTTSTSLIRLFTGALLATSLVASSAFAKDVTLLNVSYDPTRELYQDINKAFIKKWAETGDTLTINQSHGGSGKQARAVLDGLEADVVTLALAGDIDVLADKGHLIHPDWQKVLANNSSPYTSTIVFLVRKGNPKGIKDWDDLIKPGVQVITPNPKTSGGARWNFLAAWGYAQKKNGSESEAKKFVADLFKNVPVLDSGARGATLTFTQRGIGDVLIAWENEAYLSLKEFGPDKFEIVTPSISILAEPPVAVVDANVDKHGTRAVAAAYLRYLYTAEAQDIIGKNYYRPRLEAAKAKYASQFGSVKLFTIDEAFGGWKKAQPRFFNDGGVFDEIYKPTAANTAPAAK from the coding sequence CTTCGCCAAGGACGTCACCCTCCTCAACGTCTCCTACGACCCGACCCGGGAGCTCTACCAGGACATCAACAAGGCCTTCATCAAGAAATGGGCTGAGACGGGCGACACCCTCACGATCAACCAATCCCACGGCGGCTCCGGCAAGCAGGCCCGCGCCGTCCTCGACGGCCTCGAGGCCGACGTCGTGACCCTCGCCCTCGCCGGGGACATCGACGTCCTCGCCGACAAGGGCCACCTGATCCATCCCGATTGGCAGAAGGTCCTCGCGAACAACAGCTCCCCCTACACCTCGACCATCGTCTTCCTCGTCCGCAAGGGGAACCCGAAGGGGATCAAGGATTGGGACGATCTCATCAAGCCCGGCGTCCAGGTCATCACGCCGAACCCGAAGACCAGCGGCGGCGCCCGCTGGAACTTCCTCGCCGCGTGGGGCTACGCGCAGAAGAAGAACGGCAGCGAGAGCGAGGCGAAGAAGTTCGTCGCCGACCTCTTCAAGAACGTCCCCGTCCTCGACTCGGGCGCCCGCGGCGCGACCCTCACCTTCACCCAGCGCGGCATCGGCGACGTCCTCATCGCGTGGGAGAACGAGGCCTACCTCTCGCTGAAGGAATTCGGTCCCGACAAGTTCGAGATCGTCACCCCCTCGATCAGCATCCTGGCCGAGCCCCCCGTCGCCGTCGTCGACGCGAACGTCGACAAGCACGGCACCCGCGCCGTCGCCGCCGCCTACCTCCGCTACCTCTACACCGCCGAGGCGCAGGACATCATCGGGAAGAATTACTACCGTCCCCGCCTCGAGGCGGCCAAGGCGAAGTATGCCTCCCAGTTCGGCTCGGTGAAGCTCTTCACCATCGACGAGGCCTTCGGCGGCTGGAAGAAGGCGCAGCCCCGCTTCTTCAACGACGGCGGCGTCTTCGACGAGATCTACAAGCCGACCGCCGCGAACACGGCTCCCGCGGCGAAGTAA
- a CDS encoding prepilin-type N-terminal cleavage/methylation domain-containing protein, whose amino-acid sequence MLPRPATSGGRGFTLTEILVAVAVLSILMLLMVSVMNASSSASRTAQNRLDSEGQARLAITTLDRDLAQVIQSPDVDFFVDKSSLNDRIFFYSETPGYPSGSSTPSNVSLVGYRINATSGSASYNQLERYGAALQWDGAMQEGLRFLTYPTGAVTSAPVASTRLSADAVTASGSSDSRFHVLAADVFRFELCYQLRDGTYSTVPILTFAPSTWLSGTFYTAAAAPPSPQNGAPTYQIGSRWYDGNGKQGYICVNAVAPAVWRAVGWQDVTAVVVTIATLDTANRRALASSGRNLDAAAALFPKTAQSDLQSSPAILPGTKWLQILSGPTLSSSLPSQIAAAIHVYQRYLYLNAP is encoded by the coding sequence ATGCTACCCAGGCCAGCCACTTCCGGAGGAAGGGGATTCACCCTCACCGAGATCCTCGTCGCCGTCGCGGTCCTCTCGATCCTGATGCTCCTCATGGTCTCCGTCATGAACGCCTCCTCCTCGGCGAGTCGCACCGCCCAGAACCGGCTCGACTCGGAAGGCCAGGCGCGCCTCGCCATCACCACGCTCGACCGGGACCTCGCCCAGGTCATCCAGTCGCCCGATGTCGATTTCTTCGTCGACAAGTCATCCCTCAACGACCGGATCTTCTTTTATTCCGAGACCCCGGGCTACCCCTCCGGCTCCTCGACGCCGAGCAACGTCTCCCTCGTCGGCTACCGGATCAATGCGACCTCGGGGAGCGCCTCCTACAACCAGCTCGAACGTTACGGTGCCGCCCTGCAATGGGACGGCGCGATGCAGGAGGGCCTGCGCTTCCTCACCTACCCGACGGGCGCGGTCACGAGCGCCCCCGTCGCCTCGACGCGCCTCTCCGCCGACGCCGTCACCGCCTCCGGTTCCTCCGATTCCCGCTTCCACGTCCTCGCCGCCGACGTCTTCCGGTTCGAGCTCTGCTACCAGCTCCGCGACGGCACCTACTCGACCGTCCCGATCCTCACCTTCGCGCCATCGACCTGGCTCTCCGGCACATTCTATACCGCCGCCGCCGCGCCGCCCTCGCCGCAGAACGGCGCGCCGACCTACCAGATCGGCTCCCGCTGGTACGACGGCAACGGGAAGCAGGGCTATATCTGCGTCAACGCCGTCGCGCCCGCCGTCTGGCGGGCCGTCGGCTGGCAGGACGTCACGGCCGTCGTCGTCACGATCGCCACCCTCGACACGGCGAACCGCCGCGCCCTCGCCTCCTCGGGCCGGAACCTCGACGCCGCCGCCGCCCTCTTTCCGAAGACCGCACAATCCGACCTCCAGTCCTCGCCCGCCATCCTCCCGGGGACGAAATGGCTCCAGATCCTCTCCGGCCCGACGCTCTCCTCCTCCCTGCCCTCCCAGATCGCCGCCGCGATCCACGTATACCAACGCTACCTCTATCTGAACGCCCCCTGA
- a CDS encoding sulfate ABC transporter substrate-binding protein: MKPTHRALFSLLAGILLAATLPASPATAKDLSLLNVSYDPTRELYQEINKKFIQKWAETGDTLTINQSHGGSGKQARAVLDGLEADVVTLALADDIDRLAKSKLLSPDWQKVLPGNSSPYTSTIVFLVRKGNPKGIKDWDDIAKPGVDVVTPNPKTGGSSRWVFLAAWGYQLRKSGSDADAQDFVTRLYKNVAVLDSGARGSTITFAQRGIGDVLITWENEAYLSLKEFGADKFEIVNPSVSILAEPSVAVVDANVDKHGTRAAAAAYLRYLYTPEAQDIIGKNYYRPRDPAAKAKYAGQFAKINLFTIDDVFGGWPKAQKRFFVDGAVFDQIYKPTGNAAAPAAR, encoded by the coding sequence ATGAAACCGACCCATCGAGCCCTCTTTTCCCTCCTTGCCGGAATCCTCCTGGCGGCGACCCTCCCGGCCTCCCCCGCCACGGCGAAGGACCTCTCCCTCCTTAACGTCTCCTACGACCCGACCCGGGAGCTCTACCAGGAGATCAACAAGAAGTTCATCCAGAAGTGGGCCGAGACGGGCGACACCCTCACGATCAACCAGTCCCACGGCGGCTCCGGCAAGCAGGCCCGCGCCGTCCTCGACGGCCTCGAGGCCGACGTGGTGACCCTCGCCCTCGCCGACGACATCGACCGGCTCGCGAAGTCGAAGCTCCTCTCCCCCGACTGGCAGAAGGTCCTTCCCGGCAACAGCTCCCCCTACACCTCGACCATCGTCTTCCTCGTCCGCAAGGGGAACCCGAAGGGGATCAAGGATTGGGACGACATCGCGAAGCCCGGCGTCGACGTCGTCACCCCGAACCCGAAGACCGGCGGCTCCTCGCGCTGGGTCTTCCTCGCCGCCTGGGGCTACCAGCTCCGGAAATCGGGCAGCGACGCCGACGCGCAGGACTTCGTGACGAGGCTCTACAAGAACGTCGCCGTCCTCGACTCCGGCGCCCGCGGGTCGACCATCACCTTCGCCCAGCGCGGCATCGGCGACGTCCTCATCACCTGGGAGAACGAGGCCTACCTCTCGCTGAAGGAATTCGGCGCCGACAAGTTCGAAATCGTGAACCCCTCGGTCAGCATCCTCGCGGAGCCCTCCGTCGCCGTCGTCGACGCCAACGTCGACAAGCACGGCACCCGCGCCGCCGCCGCCGCCTACCTCCGCTACCTCTACACCCCCGAGGCCCAGGACATCATCGGGAAGAACTACTACCGCCCCCGCGATCCGGCGGCCAAGGCGAAGTACGCCGGGCAGTTCGCGAAGATCAACCTCTTCACGATCGACGACGTCTTCGGCGGCTGGCCCAAGGCCCAGAAGCGGTTCTTCGTCGACGGCGCGGTCTTCGACCAGATATACAAGCCCACCGGCAACGCGGCCGCCCCGGCGGCCAGGTAG
- a CDS encoding M14 family metallocarboxypeptidase: MHAPNLHLLPRIDFPTGETADAVESLLRPFHLVASASDDVISGTVGRFRVTDRNGIPGKEYSLPRFIVTGPEGGDRPIRIGIFGGLHGDEPESILGLLPFFRSIVADPELIRGYVLFLYPLVNPTGYERGTRASATGKDLNREFWSGSEEPEVFLIEQELIDHRFDGIVSLHADSDSRGVYGYARGATLSAEILAPALRAAAEALPHDPSPVIDGWPARDGIITEGYEGILSAPDASHHATGREQAFARGPQPFEIVFETPQQAPVTQQVEATRLALLSILDNYRTFIAFSQNL; the protein is encoded by the coding sequence ATGCACGCCCCGAACCTCCACCTCCTGCCCCGCATCGACTTCCCGACCGGCGAGACCGCCGACGCCGTCGAGTCCCTCCTCCGGCCCTTCCATCTCGTCGCCTCCGCCTCCGACGACGTGATCTCCGGGACCGTCGGCCGCTTCCGCGTCACCGACCGGAACGGCATCCCCGGGAAGGAATACTCCCTCCCCCGCTTCATCGTCACCGGCCCCGAGGGCGGCGACCGGCCCATCCGCATCGGCATCTTCGGCGGCCTCCACGGCGACGAGCCCGAGAGCATCCTCGGCCTCCTTCCCTTCTTCCGCAGCATCGTCGCCGATCCCGAGCTCATCCGCGGCTACGTCCTCTTCCTCTATCCCCTCGTCAACCCCACCGGCTACGAGCGCGGCACCCGCGCCTCCGCCACCGGCAAGGACCTCAACCGCGAATTCTGGAGCGGCTCCGAGGAGCCCGAGGTCTTCCTCATCGAACAGGAACTGATCGACCACCGTTTCGACGGCATCGTCTCCCTCCATGCCGACTCCGACAGCCGCGGCGTCTACGGCTACGCCCGGGGCGCGACGCTGAGCGCCGAGATCCTCGCCCCCGCCCTCCGCGCCGCCGCCGAGGCCCTCCCCCACGATCCCTCCCCCGTCATCGACGGCTGGCCCGCCCGCGACGGCATCATCACCGAAGGGTATGAAGGCATCCTCTCCGCGCCCGACGCCTCGCACCACGCCACCGGCCGGGAACAGGCCTTCGCCCGCGGCCCCCAGCCCTTCGAGATCGTCTTCGAGACCCCGCAACAGGCCCCCGTCACCCAGCAAGTCGAGGCCACCCGCCTGGCGCTTCTCTCCATCCTCGATAATTACCGGACGTTCATCGCGTTCTCGCAGAATCTGTAA
- a CDS encoding termination factor Rho, giving the protein MPQGSKVKYTAKQKRQAEHIEKSYEKRGTSKKTAEKRAWQTVNKQSGGGEKGGTGSRTPAKAKKASRQESGRRAAASRKTGTRTVQKKAPRKRASAAAK; this is encoded by the coding sequence ATGCCCCAAGGTTCCAAAGTCAAATACACCGCCAAGCAGAAGCGCCAGGCCGAGCACATCGAGAAGAGCTACGAGAAGCGCGGCACCTCGAAGAAGACCGCCGAGAAGCGGGCCTGGCAAACCGTCAACAAGCAGAGCGGCGGCGGGGAGAAAGGCGGCACCGGCAGCCGCACCCCCGCCAAGGCGAAGAAGGCGAGCCGCCAGGAATCAGGCCGCCGCGCCGCCGCCTCGCGCAAGACCGGCACCCGCACCGTGCAGAAGAAGGCCCCCCGCAAGCGCGCCTCCGCCGCCGCGAAGTAA
- a CDS encoding prepilin-type N-terminal cleavage/methylation domain-containing protein, translating to MSPVLRFRASSPRRGFSLVELLTVLAIVGLLAAIVLPGLLSIQRARALSVASSDIASLLEQARTHAMANNTYVYVGLFEADATRTDTGTRVSGIGRIYVQVAASRDGTNGYQNGDWDSSNLAAVGPLRSFDGVHLVRDGAVIHAALGSMDASDGSNIDLSSPPTTPFAGPVGSAQRVCIFDSVIQFSPAGAASVVTSLSGVAAVRPYIQFGLEPARGNQAATVLANCAGFQIDGITGSIQVFRPSK from the coding sequence ATGTCTCCCGTCCTCCGCTTCCGTGCCTCCTCTCCGCGCCGCGGCTTTTCGCTGGTCGAGCTGCTCACCGTTTTGGCGATTGTCGGCCTCCTGGCGGCCATCGTCCTTCCCGGCCTCCTCTCGATCCAGCGGGCGCGCGCCCTGAGCGTCGCTTCCTCCGACATCGCGAGCCTCCTCGAACAGGCCCGCACCCACGCGATGGCGAACAACACCTACGTCTACGTCGGCCTCTTCGAGGCCGACGCCACGCGGACCGACACCGGGACCCGAGTCTCGGGCATCGGACGCATCTACGTCCAGGTCGCCGCCTCGCGCGACGGGACCAACGGCTACCAGAACGGCGACTGGGACTCCTCGAACCTCGCCGCCGTCGGCCCGCTTCGTTCCTTCGACGGCGTCCACCTCGTCCGGGACGGCGCGGTGATCCACGCCGCCCTCGGCTCGATGGATGCCTCCGACGGTTCAAACATCGATCTCTCCTCCCCCCCCACCACGCCCTTCGCCGGGCCGGTCGGCTCCGCCCAGCGCGTCTGCATCTTCGACAGCGTGATCCAGTTCAGCCCCGCCGGGGCGGCCTCCGTCGTTACCTCCCTCTCGGGCGTCGCCGCCGTCCGCCCCTACATCCAGTTCGGCCTCGAACCCGCCCGGGGGAACCAGGCCGCGACCGTGCTGGCGAACTGCGCCGGCTTCCAGATCGACGGGATCACCGGCTCGATCCAGGTCTTCCGTCCCAGCAAGTAA
- a CDS encoding alpha-L-rhamnosidase C-terminal domain-containing protein, which translates to MNQTRTQDHQEIFGKSWWIWPGNIHWDIHNSYALFRKTFDLAEVPSSVPFRITADQSYRLYVNGNYVCAGPARGFQKSWPFDEVEIAPLLCPGRNVLAVRAHNPGFSNFQYLTEGYAGLLAAGRAGSVFLGTDTSWKCRRQTGVNPAATPVSLQLFCQEHIDLRVEDPAWMEPDFDDSGWTEKTATTHWNSMPWNHLEERGIPLLREETVLPRAVLGLRDGRSVADSAQLRNVSLGINVEGLSHEPLAGEDVIAFADAGDFVLPPSGQGRFRRVLIDFGHTVVGSLSLYLSDARGGETIDTLHGETIDPGTLSLDFTPEAHSRMAFSHRLVCRPGVNTHTFHHPFGFRYMILVVRDSETPFRVRASLVSKLYPLDVAGRFNSSDPLLNGIWNACVRTQQCCSMDAYVDTPWREQAQWWGDARVQAWNTFHLSGDVRLLRRGIGQIASQMTPNGLTYGHAPTMAHNCILPDFSLIWILTLWDYYWQTGSLEPFEAHQETIDRIVAFFEEATDPASGLVRHDPRYWLFLDWTDIHREGCPTLLNFWFLTALEKIAAMHVIRGDAALAAARTSRAAALRAALARLVGADGLIRDGLDEKGRVVAESSIHSQTLALLSGLRETSPHAIIDNVLLPFLREEKAFKSAPSAYWITYVFTALHERGHGDDVLRYIAKHWAAMGDYGTTWENFAPRRGDESFSHAWSAHPLYHLEQILGGIVQTASGWKAVRFAPLFFGASCEIRIPTPLGILEARWIREAVGISVELRLPPGIEAEVRLPGLPAGTARGTSRWTIALPREARKDAASARTAAPHS; encoded by the coding sequence ATGAACCAGACCCGCACGCAGGACCACCAGGAAATCTTCGGCAAATCGTGGTGGATCTGGCCCGGGAACATCCATTGGGACATCCACAACAGTTACGCCCTCTTCCGCAAGACGTTCGACCTCGCCGAGGTCCCCTCAAGCGTCCCCTTCCGCATCACGGCCGACCAATCCTACCGGCTTTATGTGAACGGAAACTACGTCTGCGCCGGGCCCGCGCGGGGCTTCCAGAAAAGTTGGCCCTTCGACGAGGTCGAGATCGCCCCGCTCCTGTGCCCGGGCCGGAACGTCCTCGCCGTGCGCGCCCACAATCCCGGCTTCAGCAACTTCCAGTACCTCACCGAGGGCTACGCCGGGCTCCTCGCCGCAGGCCGCGCGGGAAGCGTCTTCCTGGGCACCGACACATCGTGGAAATGCCGCCGCCAGACCGGCGTGAATCCCGCCGCGACCCCCGTCAGCCTCCAGCTCTTCTGCCAGGAGCACATCGACCTCCGGGTCGAGGATCCTGCCTGGATGGAGCCCGATTTTGACGACTCAGGCTGGACGGAAAAAACCGCAACGACCCACTGGAATTCGATGCCGTGGAATCACCTCGAGGAACGGGGCATCCCCCTGCTGCGCGAGGAGACGGTCCTCCCGCGCGCCGTCCTCGGCCTCCGCGACGGGCGCTCCGTCGCCGATTCGGCCCAGTTGCGGAATGTTTCCCTCGGCATCAATGTCGAAGGCCTCTCCCACGAGCCCCTCGCCGGAGAGGACGTCATCGCCTTTGCCGACGCGGGAGACTTCGTCCTTCCCCCTTCAGGCCAAGGCCGCTTCCGCCGCGTCCTCATCGACTTCGGCCACACCGTCGTCGGCTCCCTCTCGCTCTATCTCTCCGACGCCCGCGGCGGCGAAACCATCGACACCCTCCACGGCGAGACGATCGACCCCGGGACACTCTCCCTCGACTTCACCCCCGAGGCCCATTCCCGAATGGCCTTCAGCCACCGTCTCGTCTGCCGTCCCGGCGTGAACACTCATACCTTCCATCACCCCTTCGGCTTTCGCTACATGATCCTCGTGGTCCGCGATTCCGAGACGCCGTTCCGCGTCCGGGCGTCGCTCGTGAGCAAGCTCTATCCGCTCGACGTCGCAGGGCGCTTCAACAGTAGCGACCCTCTCCTGAACGGGATCTGGAACGCCTGCGTGCGGACGCAGCAATGCTGCAGCATGGACGCCTACGTCGACACCCCCTGGCGCGAACAGGCCCAATGGTGGGGCGATGCCCGCGTTCAGGCCTGGAACACCTTCCACCTCTCCGGCGACGTCCGCCTCCTGCGCCGGGGGATCGGCCAGATCGCCTCGCAGATGACGCCGAACGGCCTCACTTACGGCCATGCGCCGACGATGGCCCACAACTGCATCCTTCCCGACTTCTCCCTCATTTGGATCCTCACCCTCTGGGACTACTACTGGCAGACCGGCTCCCTCGAACCCTTCGAGGCCCACCAGGAGACGATCGACCGGATCGTCGCCTTCTTCGAGGAAGCGACCGATCCCGCCTCTGGCCTCGTCCGCCACGACCCCCGATACTGGCTCTTCCTGGACTGGACCGACATCCACCGCGAGGGCTGCCCCACCCTTCTCAATTTCTGGTTCCTCACCGCCTTGGAGAAAATCGCGGCGATGCACGTCATCCGGGGCGACGCGGCGCTCGCTGCGGCCCGTACGTCCCGCGCCGCCGCACTGCGGGCGGCCCTTGCCCGACTCGTCGGCGCCGACGGCCTCATCCGCGACGGCCTCGATGAGAAGGGACGCGTCGTCGCCGAGTCCTCGATCCACTCGCAGACCCTCGCCCTCCTCTCCGGGCTGCGGGAGACCTCGCCACACGCGATCATCGATAACGTCCTCCTTCCCTTCCTCCGCGAGGAAAAGGCCTTCAAATCGGCCCCATCGGCCTACTGGATCACCTACGTCTTCACGGCGCTCCATGAGCGGGGCCACGGCGACGACGTCCTCCGCTACATCGCGAAGCACTGGGCCGCGATGGGCGACTACGGGACGACGTGGGAAAACTTCGCCCCGCGCCGGGGTGACGAGAGCTTCTCCCATGCCTGGTCGGCTCATCCCCTCTACCACCTGGAACAGATCCTCGGGGGCATCGTCCAGACGGCCTCGGGCTGGAAGGCAGTCCGCTTCGCCCCCCTTTTTTTTGGCGCGTCGTGTGAAATCCGCATCCCCACGCCCCTCGGGATTCTCGAAGCACGTTGGATCCGTGAGGCCGTCGGCATCTCCGTCGAGCTTCGCCTCCCGCCGGGCATCGAAGCCGAGGTCCGGCTCCCCGGCCTTCCCGCCGGGACGGCTCGCGGGACCTCGCGCTGGACGATCGCGCTCCCTCGCGAGGCGCGGAAAGACGCAGCTTCAGCGCGCACCGCCGCCCCCCATTCCTGA
- a CDS encoding prepilin-type N-terminal cleavage/methylation domain-containing protein, whose protein sequence is MSINPFPRSRGFSLIEVVVAMGICSFCLISIFGLLVVGMKTNTDTVEQSVAAGLARAVVADLWSGIGNTSASTRSPLYKIALPSGTTASAQPDKTLFFAEDGTLKANVNQARYRVDVSFGERPSASAPAPMSILVTWPASANPTAGQWPSRHVGNFQVLTALSLY, encoded by the coding sequence GTGTCCATAAATCCTTTTCCCCGCTCCCGAGGCTTCTCCCTCATCGAGGTGGTCGTCGCGATGGGGATCTGCAGCTTCTGCCTCATCTCGATCTTCGGCCTCCTCGTCGTCGGCATGAAAACGAACACCGATACCGTCGAGCAGAGCGTCGCCGCCGGTCTGGCCCGCGCCGTCGTCGCCGACCTCTGGAGCGGGATCGGGAACACCTCCGCGTCGACGCGGAGCCCCCTCTACAAGATCGCCCTGCCCAGCGGGACCACCGCCTCGGCACAGCCGGACAAGACCCTCTTCTTCGCCGAGGACGGCACGCTCAAGGCCAACGTGAACCAGGCGCGCTACCGCGTCGACGTCAGCTTCGGCGAGCGCCCGTCGGCGAGCGCCCCGGCCCCGATGAGCATCCTCGTCACCTGGCCCGCCTCGGCCAACCCGACCGCAGGCCAATGGCCCTCCCGGCACGTCGGCAATTTCCAGGTCCTCACGGCCCTGAGCCTCTACTGA
- a CDS encoding MFS transporter has product MKCDTAPHTLNDSATAAASPPIVSPGDRIPLFQKAMFGAGFGVDSIAMGLLTSLFWMPYFNIGLGLDPVLLSTVLVILQVWNAMIDPVMGNLSDNTRTRWGRRRPFMFVGAILTGASFIAIWHIPVGVSPLRDGVYLSLAGMAFFLSFSSWAMPYYGLQLELTPSYDERTNLTAWITFFGKIFGLGTGWAMAFASSRWFADFATGRPDIVHGIRASSWIFGLVITAVGLLPALFVKERYYEREARSQAHDPFWASIRESAQCRSLRMLIAISFFVVLGYTSIAVLGGYVNIYCLTGGDIALASVIAGWKSTAVFVTGILMLPLWTWLGERHDKRTMVASMIGFSMFGHLLNLFCMRADMPYLQIVPGVFESGTIGALWLYLPSMKADVADHDELHTARRREGALNAFYSCFVKAALACGTGIGGLLLALTHFDAKAASQPRPVLDRMFWLYIFVPIVFWAISFLFIRLYPLSRERMSEIRAVLEARRGRL; this is encoded by the coding sequence ATGAAATGTGACACCGCCCCCCACACCTTGAACGATTCCGCCACCGCCGCCGCCTCCCCGCCCATTGTCTCTCCCGGGGATCGGATCCCGCTCTTCCAAAAGGCGATGTTCGGAGCCGGATTCGGCGTCGATTCGATCGCCATGGGGCTGCTCACGAGCCTCTTTTGGATGCCCTATTTCAATATCGGGCTCGGGCTCGATCCGGTCCTACTGAGCACCGTCCTCGTCATCCTCCAGGTCTGGAACGCCATGATCGACCCCGTCATGGGGAACCTCTCGGACAACACCCGCACGCGTTGGGGACGGCGGCGGCCCTTCATGTTCGTCGGGGCGATCCTCACCGGAGCCTCCTTCATCGCCATCTGGCACATCCCCGTCGGCGTCTCGCCCCTGCGGGACGGCGTCTACCTCTCCCTCGCCGGAATGGCCTTCTTCCTCTCCTTCTCCTCCTGGGCCATGCCTTACTACGGCCTTCAGCTCGAACTGACGCCGAGTTACGACGAGCGGACGAACCTCACCGCGTGGATCACCTTCTTCGGGAAGATCTTCGGCCTCGGCACGGGCTGGGCGATGGCCTTCGCCTCAAGCCGCTGGTTCGCCGATTTCGCCACGGGACGGCCCGACATCGTCCACGGCATCCGCGCCTCAAGTTGGATCTTCGGCCTCGTCATCACCGCCGTGGGGCTTCTGCCCGCCCTCTTCGTGAAGGAGCGCTACTACGAGCGGGAGGCCCGCTCCCAGGCCCACGATCCATTCTGGGCCAGTATCCGCGAATCGGCCCAGTGCCGCTCGCTCCGCATGCTCATCGCCATCTCGTTCTTCGTCGTCCTCGGCTACACCTCCATCGCCGTTCTCGGCGGGTACGTGAACATCTACTGCCTCACGGGCGGAGACATCGCCCTGGCCTCGGTCATCGCCGGATGGAAATCGACGGCGGTCTTCGTCACCGGCATTCTCATGCTTCCTCTCTGGACCTGGCTCGGCGAACGGCACGACAAGCGGACGATGGTCGCGTCGATGATCGGTTTCAGCATGTTCGGCCACTTGCTGAACCTCTTCTGCATGCGGGCCGACATGCCCTACCTGCAGATCGTGCCCGGCGTCTTCGAGTCCGGCACCATCGGAGCGCTCTGGCTCTACCTGCCCTCGATGAAGGCCGACGTGGCCGACCACGACGAGCTCCACACCGCGCGCCGCCGCGAGGGCGCGCTGAACGCCTTCTACTCTTGCTTCGTCAAGGCGGCCCTCGCCTGCGGCACCGGCATCGGCGGCCTCCTCCTCGCCCTCACCCACTTCGACGCCAAGGCCGCCTCGCAACCCCGCCCCGTCCTCGACCGGATGTTCTGGCTCTACATTTTCGTCCCCATCGTCTTCTGGGCGATCAGCTTTCTCTTTATCCGGCTCTATCCCCTGAGCCGGGAACGGATGAGTGAAATCCGCGCCGTCCTGGAAGCACGGCGGGGCCGTCTCTGA